Below is a genomic region from Lampris incognitus isolate fLamInc1 chromosome 2, fLamInc1.hap2, whole genome shotgun sequence.
AGGTAGATTTAGATTGGAGTACCCTGATGTGATAATTGCTCAATTATGGATACAAATATGAAATTCATAACAATCAATTATTGCATGAATCGCAGTTAATTGGTTGAATTATTGGATTGAAAATAACGTCATGGATGAACTCCAACTGAAATCCAGATTTCTTGCCTAAAACTGATATACATGAAATATTAAGCCTATCAATAATAAAGCCTCACAAAACCAAAAATACCAAACGTTTGAAGAAACTGAATCATACTGTGTCATACTGGCTTAAATAAATtaatgcagttttttttaattcaagcCCATTTTTCTTCAAGGCAAACTTAATAAAAAACGTTTTTGGGATTAATTTTATCTGTTCAAGCCTTTCTTTGCACCCctcaaagtgtgcgtgtgtgtgtgtgtgtgtgtgtgtgtgtgtgtgtgagagagagagagagagagagagagagagagagagagagagagagagagagagagagagagagagagagagagagagagagagagagagagagagagagagagagagagagagagagagagagagagagagagagagaaagaaagaaactgcCTCCCAATATGTGTTGACATCCAGGCCACAGTCTCATTTTATCTCTCATATCATGTCCGATTAAACATCTACATAAGGGAAATAAATGATTTAGACATCTAGTTGGCGGACAGGCAGataagataggcagacagacagatgtatgTCTCTATGTCTATCTAATAacactgtctgtctcttctcttctcttctcttctcttctctctctctctctctctctctctctctctctctctctctctatatatatatatatatatatatatccctgtgATGGCCgagtggcctgtctagggtgtctccccgcctgccgcccaatgactgctgggataggctccagcgtccctgcgaccctgagagcaggataagcggttaggatagaTAGGCATAGATAGAAGAAATGTGTGTCACATATGAAGTGCATCGAAGATGAAATTATCCTTGGGGCCCTCAGATTTTCCTTATTGCTCATCAGAGCCAGTTTTCAGCGTCTTTCTGTCTCCGTCACCTAACCCGCTCTCGGTTTGTCGGGCTGTCCAAATGTCTGCGCCTGCGCACACCAGTCTGCAGGTATAGCCATTAAAATGTGCATTGGCGTGCGGCCATATTAATTTAACAGTTACCGTGTTCTGATGGTAAAGATAAGAGACCTTATCGGGCCCCGTTGCACGTGAAAGCACGACAGCGTGTGAATGATATCGCGCTATCATAACCGGTCCGATTATCTAAAGCCTCAAAGTCAGGCAAATtggtttaattaaaaaaaactcatATACGGATTTTCCTATCTTTATCAGAATTGAAGGAGAGCGTCAATAGTGAAAATATATTTAATAATTACACATTACATAGCACAAAAGGGAATGCAAAACCGATGAGTGAAGGTGGGTCCTTAGCATATGCAATGAAATAGCAGACCTACTGCAGCGTTttgtgctccctccctccctccctcctcagcAGCGGGCAAGTTCAGCGAGAGGGAACGCATAACAGGCTACTGTTAAAAGTACCTCGAAATGATCACGTGTTTTAAGGCCTGGCCGGGAGTCTATGTGTAGGCCTTAATCCGTACGCGTAAAGTCTGCAACAAAAGAGGGTCCGCCCTTAAGATGATCGTTACGACGACGCTGAACACGAAGCGTGTCTCTCCCTGTCCGAAGATTGATCGTTCCGCATCCGTGGTAGACATGACAAAGGACCAAGATGTCTGACAGCCGCCTCATTCCTCCTGGTTGTTGTCTGCGTGTGTGCTGGAGCTGTCGGACTGGCGGTCGAGGTCACGACATCTCTCTTGTTCGGAGAGCTGCTCGCTGGTCGGTATTGAATTCTTCTTCGGGCGGCCTTTTGGTTTAGTTGGCGACTCCAAACCCCCTCCTTGTAATACCTACACAACAAACACCAATAATAAACCTTTCGGGTACAGAGCTCTGGTTTTAGCCTGCTGTTTCGTGTACCTTCTAATATATTTCATATTCCAGCAGGCCCATTTTGAACAAGTGATATTTTTTCAAATAAAACAACTGGGCCTCAAAATCGCTAGTTGCCTTGCACAAAACACCACGTCCGCATATAGTTTTGATCATCACATACTATGAACCATCACAATGGTCTTCAGGCTTCAAATGAAACAGATCTTACTATTTTCttccacttcatcctcctattctGGTACCACGTCTTCACTTGCAGTTGACTGAGCCCAAGTGACTCAGCAAGATCTATTCTGTTGGAAGAAACACATAGACAAGAACAATAAACAAAAATTAATTAAAGATTTCCAGAGCTTTTTGTACAGGCTTTATTTAGGTCAGCCTTTTGAACTATATACACAGTAAACAacggagtgttaatttaactccgagagtgtacGGATCCATATGTACGCTCTCGGAGTTGAATGAACACTCGGGAAGTTAAATGAACACtgaggattttactgtgtatagctagctagctacctgtcGGGTGTAGAGAGGTATTTCTGCTTCTCAAATCTTTTCTCCAGCCCCATTAACTGCAGCTCAGTGAAGACGGTGCGGCTCCGTCTGCCTTTCTTGGTTTTGCCTCCGCCGTCGGCGCCGTGCTCCAGCTTGCTGCGGAGGTGGAGGTCCAGCGGCAGGTGGTGAGACGCGGAGCCGACCTGCAAGCCGGCAGCGCCGGACAGGAGCGGAGACCCCAGCGGAGATCCCAGTGCGCATGACAGCGGAGACATGGGGAATTTCAGCAGACTCGTCTGATCGGCCTTGAACACTGCGGAGGCCAAAGGGTAAAATTAGCAGGCTATATTTTCATATATATTAAAGAGTATGGGCAAAGGTTTAATTTCGCACCGTTTCTACTGCACTGGTCATATTTTCATTTGCTGGGTTTGAAAATAATATATTACGATGATATAATATTACGACGTGTatagcgtacacacacacacacacacgcacatcattATAAATTCGAATTTTCCATGAATTATCTATAACAAATACAATATATTCCCCAAAGATAAGCGTGAAGACAATAAAAATTATGAACAGCCTCGTTTAAAATAAAAAATTATCTTGTCATTTGTCAATAGAAAATATTTGACACAGCGTATTGATCCATAATAAGAATTACATCCTCTTGAGGTGACAGGGTCTGGCCTACATTTTATAGAAGCTGAAATAAACTGGAAACACTTGAAGGCATTTTAATAACAGTGTAATTTATTAATCTCTTAAAAAAACAGTCACATTTACAAAATGACCTGTTTAGTGAACTGTGTGAGAGACACGGGCCTTGAGAAGAGGCTCTCTTCGATTTTTGATCCGGTTCATGGTTTTAAAAAAACACCTCTGGCGATGTTTTACAATATGATAGATGACGTACACTTTTTGGTCAATTTGCAAAATGCTGTAGGACTATCCATTACagtttaaaccaagcaaactTACCCACGTTGCGCAAATTTACGCACTGGTTTTACGCGTTAGTCCACAGACTCCACAATCTTTCATACAATTATCTATACCATTCAAACTATACAACAACGTGCAAAGAGCTCTCGCATTGTCGTTTATCCGCGGCTATTTGTGATTTATTTTTTCAGGATCAAATTGAACAGCTGAGCTCATTAGTtgcaaaaaaaagggggagaaacaaATCACCCCCCGACTTACCCAAGTGGTTATGAAATGGCCGTGCCGATAAGAGAGCTTGTACTCCGAATTTGAGAAGCTCCCCGGCCGGGGCAGACACCTTGTGCTCTGGATGGTCTGTTAAAATCTCCTCGATCATAAAACTCCTGTACCGGTGTGATGATCTATGGTCGGGATGAGCCTCGTGAGGATGGTAGTGTGCCCCAATGTCTAAGGGATGCTGCATTATTCTTGCTATACTGTAACAGACGCCGCGAGCGCTTGCAACGATGGTCCGTCTCTGAATGTCCTAAACGTCGAGCGATCCGACGCTCATATTTCCGTGTGTTTCTTTGAGAACCTTAGAAAAAAATGCCACAAAGctgtaggggggaaaaaaatatccTCAAGCCCTGAAACACGCTAGACAACAACTCCAAGCGACTCTTGATCGTTCTCTATAGTCTTGATCGTTCTCTATGGTCGTCTTTAAGTGCGCGGAAATCCCATCGAGGAGAAGGAGCATGTATTTCCCCCGAGAGAAGCTTTCGACTGAACCGAACTTGCGCTCACTCCTCGTATGAGGTGCGCCGCCCTAAACTACCCAGACGTCGCGCCCGTCACCTTGACAGTGAATTGGGAAATAGGTTGAAGGTTTTATGAATCTCGTCCTCAGGCCACGCCTCTTTTCAGGGTTTGTCCACTCGCTCACTCCCAAGACCCGAAATTGAATGCAAAGTCGCGCTGCCTCTGTGTACATTTGCGCGCCGAGGGAAGAAAACGAGCCGCTGTGGACATTTTAAATACCCGATGCAAAACAACGTGTCGGTACAACGCAGGCATGGGTTTCAGATAGTAGGGGCTATCTGGCATTGTTGGCACCCTGGCCGAGGTCAAGCAATACTGAGTGACATGGGAAAATATAACAAATGGAAAATTACATGATATCGATACTGTATCACAACGTCCGCTTACATATCCAAAATACTGAGGATCATCACGTTGTACAGTTTGGTCACTTACAGGAGCCGATAATAACGAATGGAAATATACTTCAAATATTTCAAAACTcattttatgtaaaaaaaataggCAATAGATTATTATCATCGTTAATTGTatacaacaaaattgtgtatcacgataTGACAATATCTAATGTCCCAACTCCATTAAAACACGATAAATGATATTGCATTGTTACCCAGTCCTAACTCACATAATGCTTGGCAAAAAAAGGGTCCATCCCATTT
It encodes:
- the barx1 gene encoding homeobox protein BarH-like 1 is translated as MQHPLDIGAHYHPHEAHPDHRSSHRYRSFMIEEILTDHPEHKVSAPAGELLKFGVQALLSARPFHNHLVFKADQTSLLKFPMSPLSCALGSPLGSPLLSGAAGLQVGSASHHLPLDLHLRSKLEHGADGGGKTKKGRRSRTVFTELQLMGLEKRFEKQKYLSTPDRIDLAESLGLSQLQVKTWYQNRRMKWKKIVLQGGGLESPTKPKGRPKKNSIPTSEQLSEQERCRDLDRQSDSSSTHADNNQEE